In the Mya arenaria isolate MELC-2E11 chromosome 11, ASM2691426v1 genome, one interval contains:
- the LOC128209088 gene encoding N-acetylglucosaminyl-phosphatidylinositol de-N-acetylase-like yields MFNITWILSELFWPYSVLLLLCYVYVQYSAVNRFIKTGSKQNVLFVTAHPDDECMFFSPTILSLLRENHNVYLVCLSKGDFYGQGDVRKKELLASCAKLGILQSHVTIVEDERFQDGPENKWSTDAIAERVLSVVKRVRADSVVTFDSHGVTGHANHIAVCNGIRKLFSGKDMEDVSVFTLESTNIIRKYMSILDLPMSSIFCTWTFISSPMDVLKSWRAMAAHNSQFVWFRKLYIIFSRYMYVNTLCEMK; encoded by the coding sequence ATGTTCAACATTACTTGGATCCTGTCGGAACTTTTCTGGCCATACAGTGTGCTGCTACTTCTGTGCTATGTCTATGTACAGTATTCAGCTGTGAACAGGTTCATAAAAACTGGCAGTAAACAGAATGTTCTATTCGTCACAGCACACCCTGATGATGAGTGTATGTTTTTCTCCCCAACGATTTTATCCCTTCTCAGAGAGAACCATAACGTGTACCTTGTGTGCCTGAGTAAGGGAGATTTTTATGGACAAGGAGATGTTCGGAAAAAGGAATTATTGGCAAGTTGTGCGAAATTAGGAATTCTTCAAAGTCATGTGACTATTGTTGAAGACGAGAGGTTCCAAGATGGGCCCGAAAATAAGTGGAGTACTGATGCTATTGCTGAGCGTGTTTTAAGTGTTGTGAAGCGTGTCAGGGCAGATAGCGTGGTTACGTTTGATAGTCATGGGGTTACCGGACATGCAAATCATATAGCAGTGTGTAATGGTATTAGGAAATTGTTTAGTGGTAAAGATATGGAAGATGTTTCTGTATTTACTCTAGAGAGTACCAACATCATTAGGAAGTATATGTCGATTCTTGATTTACCTATGAGCAGTATTTTTTGTACATGGACATTTATCAGCTCGCCAATGGATGTCTTAAAATCCTGGCGTGCAATGGCAGCTCACAATAGTCAATTTGTATGGTTTAGAAAGTTGTACATCATATTTTCTagatatatgtatgtaaataccttatgtgaaatgaaatag